One Alcaligenes ammonioxydans DNA segment encodes these proteins:
- a CDS encoding PhoX family protein produces MSKHISDKTVRNASQNTPFSEILERSLSRRAVMRGGLAAALATMTGFGLAGCDSNSTGSSSSDSGSGQTPTPSPNPDPEPPAKLKLGFESLPTSMTDGCVVPPGYTAHVLAPWGTPINDNALPWDQNGNNSSSDLLNSMGMHHDGMHFFPLEGSSTEGLLAVNHEYIDANALHPNGPTLVDGKRPAEEVRKEINAHGVAIIHIRRDQGRWDIVQNSRYNRRFTSATPMKLAGPIGGTDWTKTPFSPNGTQVRGTNNNCGNGTTPWGTYITAEENWAACFVNTGNRPAHQQRVGVSSGPTGRYQWETAAQDPSEVLGEFARFNVTETGAGPTEDWRNEVNGFGYLVEIDPYDPTSIATKRTSMGRFAHEGCAYSKPEAGKPLAFYSGDDSRFEYVYRFVSEANWDPKDAQRTDRLAVGAKYLDKGTLYVARFNEDGSGEWLALTGTTVGKNGRTLAQEFGSLDAILINTRGAADFVGATPMDRPEWTATHPSNGDIYLTLTNNTSRNASTGTNPANPRLNNVNGHVIRWHDEADSNKFKWDIFVFGSDAGADADTNLSGLTDLNQLASPDGLAFDSRGILWIQTDNGIDGGRKNNVARATNDQMLAVIPGALADSTGTGPAINAANQAELRRFFVGPNEAEITGFAMTPDHTSLFLNIQHPSNWPAYDTQDATVVSMNTVRPRSSTVVIQRTDGKPIAV; encoded by the coding sequence ATGAGCAAACATATCTCCGACAAGACTGTACGTAACGCCAGTCAGAACACCCCTTTTAGCGAAATTCTGGAACGAAGCCTGTCTCGCCGTGCCGTCATGCGCGGAGGCCTGGCCGCTGCGCTGGCCACCATGACCGGCTTTGGCCTGGCTGGCTGTGACAGCAACAGCACCGGCAGCAGCTCGTCCGATAGCGGCAGTGGCCAGACCCCTACCCCAAGCCCCAATCCTGATCCAGAACCACCGGCAAAGCTCAAACTGGGGTTTGAGTCCCTGCCCACTTCCATGACAGATGGCTGTGTTGTGCCTCCCGGCTATACCGCCCATGTGCTGGCCCCGTGGGGAACGCCCATTAACGACAACGCCTTGCCCTGGGACCAAAACGGCAACAACAGCTCCAGTGATCTGCTCAACTCCATGGGCATGCACCATGACGGCATGCACTTTTTCCCACTGGAAGGCAGCTCCACTGAGGGCTTGCTGGCCGTCAACCACGAATATATTGACGCCAATGCCCTCCACCCCAATGGCCCGACCCTGGTCGATGGCAAACGGCCTGCCGAGGAAGTGCGCAAGGAAATCAATGCCCATGGCGTAGCGATCATCCACATTCGTCGCGACCAGGGCCGCTGGGACATCGTCCAGAACTCGCGTTACAACCGTCGCTTCACCTCCGCCACCCCCATGAAGCTGGCCGGCCCCATCGGCGGCACGGACTGGACCAAAACGCCTTTTTCGCCCAACGGCACGCAAGTGCGTGGCACCAACAATAACTGCGGTAACGGCACGACCCCCTGGGGCACTTACATCACCGCCGAAGAGAACTGGGCCGCCTGCTTTGTCAATACCGGCAATCGTCCCGCACACCAGCAGCGTGTGGGCGTCTCGTCCGGCCCTACCGGCCGTTACCAGTGGGAAACTGCCGCCCAAGACCCATCGGAAGTTCTGGGCGAGTTCGCGCGCTTTAACGTAACTGAAACCGGCGCAGGCCCCACCGAAGACTGGCGCAACGAGGTCAACGGCTTTGGCTATCTGGTCGAGATCGACCCGTACGACCCCACCAGCATCGCCACCAAACGCACCTCCATGGGTCGCTTCGCGCATGAAGGATGCGCCTACAGCAAACCTGAGGCTGGCAAGCCACTGGCTTTCTATAGTGGTGACGACTCGCGTTTTGAGTATGTCTACCGCTTTGTCTCCGAGGCCAACTGGGACCCGAAAGACGCACAGCGCACCGACCGTCTGGCCGTTGGCGCCAAGTATCTGGACAAGGGAACCTTGTATGTCGCCCGCTTCAACGAAGACGGCTCGGGCGAATGGCTAGCCCTGACAGGAACAACGGTTGGCAAAAATGGGCGCACGCTGGCTCAAGAGTTTGGCAGCCTCGATGCCATCCTGATCAACACACGCGGTGCCGCTGACTTTGTGGGTGCCACCCCGATGGATCGCCCCGAGTGGACCGCCACCCACCCAAGCAACGGCGACATCTATCTGACGCTGACCAACAACACCAGCCGTAATGCCTCTACGGGCACCAACCCGGCCAACCCACGTCTGAACAACGTAAACGGCCACGTGATTCGCTGGCACGACGAGGCAGACTCGAACAAATTCAAGTGGGACATTTTTGTGTTCGGCTCGGATGCCGGTGCGGATGCGGACACCAACCTTTCTGGCCTGACGGATCTGAACCAACTGGCCAGCCCGGACGGCCTGGCTTTTGACAGCCGGGGCATCCTCTGGATCCAGACGGACAATGGCATCGATGGTGGACGTAAAAACAATGTCGCCCGCGCCACCAACGACCAGATGCTGGCCGTTATCCCCGGCGCCCTGGCTGACAGCACAGGTACCGGCCCGGCCATCAACGCGGCCAATCAGGCCGAGCTGCGCCGCTTCTTCGTGGGGCCCAATGAAGCCGAGATCACCGGTTTTGCCATGACCCCGGATCACACCAGCCTGTTCCTGAACATTCAGCACCCCTCGAACTGGCCCGCTTATGACACGCAGGACGCCACCGTCGTCAGCATGAACACGGTACGTCCACGTTCTTCGACCGTGGTGATCCAGCGTACGGACGGCAAGCCCATTGCCGTGTAA
- a CDS encoding type II toxin-antitoxin system Phd/YefM family antitoxin: MSEFKKNPAQVLRTAGEKPVAVLSHNRPAFYMVTPRLCESLVEEMANRDLDELVRRRLAVKDTAVGVDLEQF, translated from the coding sequence ATGTCCGAGTTCAAGAAGAACCCGGCACAGGTATTGCGTACGGCTGGAGAAAAGCCTGTTGCCGTATTGAGCCATAACCGACCCGCCTTTTATATGGTGACGCCTCGCTTGTGTGAGTCGTTGGTCGAGGAAATGGCTAACCGGGATTTGGATGAGTTGGTGCGTCGACGGTTGGCGGTTAAAGATACGGCGGTCGGGGTTGATCTTGAGCAGTTCTGA
- a CDS encoding flagellar protein FlaG gives MINSVSSQTTALVPPVSPVEQNPGTPMPSAATTVTPIKESSTDTQLQQRWPDKQEPVPGMVNSLDDTLNQINNSLQAWSTGIRFDMDDEAQRLVVSIVDNTTGEVLRTVPSDAVIQIAKMIVQLQGNAVSVKV, from the coding sequence ATGATCAACTCAGTTTCATCTCAAACGACGGCCTTGGTGCCCCCGGTTTCTCCTGTAGAGCAAAACCCCGGCACCCCTATGCCTTCGGCGGCCACCACGGTGACCCCCATCAAGGAAAGCAGTACCGATACCCAGTTGCAGCAGCGCTGGCCCGATAAACAGGAACCCGTGCCTGGCATGGTCAACTCGCTGGACGATACGCTGAACCAGATCAACAACTCCCTGCAGGCCTGGTCCACGGGCATTCGCTTTGATATGGATGACGAGGCGCAGCGACTGGTAGTTTCGATCGTGGACAACACGACCGGCGAGGTACTGCGCACCGTGCCGTCCGACGCGGTTATCCAGATTGCCAAAATGATCGTTCAGTTGCAGGGCAACGCCGTCAGCGTGAAGGTTTAA
- a CDS encoding SrfA family protein — protein MKQGVLLRSGRADAFMALGEGGRPVFRSALQLREALRRRAGHVADHMAIPQSNETGSTLDWYSPIPGQVVPWTAATAQEREEGLKQLTAFQARLDEMTPAVDADEQEKNALGDKALFSSLLRRVLYFPDENFVYLVNGKPVLTFWGFLHHGADQTQDPLLPLRPAPQVAPAVVPAPLPPVEPAVPPVVAPVAASWWSRWWWRLLALLLLLALLLFGLRWCSTPLVPNTPVASLSSSVGSYLPEKVRNWLGWSLPTLDTGVPLPNARVDATGRVTAGSVPVVPGAPGSGMAPGVRAPDAVAPGTGVPVVPGAPAGGQALDAAPPADPAANAHAHSQPPQLPDGLANPPADPAAPPTLDANPTSPATSAAVPPVPWWCRPMPCKRARWISLTANGPPAWECRTVRPVNPCNCNIN, from the coding sequence ATGAAGCAAGGGGTTTTACTGCGCAGTGGCCGTGCCGATGCTTTCATGGCTTTAGGTGAGGGCGGCCGACCGGTATTTCGCTCCGCTTTACAGTTACGAGAAGCTTTGCGCCGTCGGGCCGGCCATGTTGCCGATCATATGGCGATTCCGCAAAGCAATGAAACAGGCTCCACACTGGACTGGTACAGCCCGATCCCAGGTCAGGTGGTGCCTTGGACGGCAGCAACGGCGCAGGAACGTGAGGAAGGCCTGAAACAATTAACGGCTTTTCAGGCCAGGCTGGACGAGATGACGCCTGCTGTGGACGCCGATGAGCAGGAAAAGAACGCCTTGGGCGACAAGGCCCTGTTCTCCAGTCTGCTGCGCCGTGTTCTGTATTTCCCGGATGAAAACTTTGTCTATCTGGTCAACGGCAAGCCCGTTCTGACCTTCTGGGGCTTTTTGCACCACGGAGCGGACCAAACCCAAGATCCCTTGCTACCCTTGAGACCCGCTCCTCAGGTGGCGCCTGCCGTCGTGCCTGCCCCGCTGCCGCCAGTCGAGCCCGCCGTGCCTCCGGTGGTGGCTCCCGTGGCTGCAAGCTGGTGGTCCCGCTGGTGGTGGCGTTTGCTGGCCTTATTGCTGCTGCTGGCCTTGCTCCTGTTTGGCTTGCGCTGGTGTTCGACGCCCCTTGTACCCAATACCCCTGTGGCGTCGTTGAGTTCCAGTGTCGGCAGCTACCTGCCCGAGAAAGTGCGTAACTGGCTGGGTTGGTCCTTGCCCACGCTGGATACGGGCGTTCCGCTGCCCAATGCTCGTGTCGATGCGACGGGGCGTGTTACGGCAGGCTCGGTGCCCGTGGTACCGGGCGCGCCAGGCTCGGGTATGGCCCCAGGGGTAAGGGCGCCTGACGCTGTTGCTCCGGGAACGGGCGTTCCTGTCGTGCCGGGTGCTCCAGCGGGAGGCCAGGCTCTGGATGCCGCGCCGCCAGCTGATCCGGCAGCGAACGCGCATGCCCATTCCCAGCCGCCGCAGTTGCCGGACGGGCTTGCCAACCCGCCTGCCGATCCTGCCGCGCCTCCGACTCTGGATGCCAATCCGACTAGCCCTGCAACGTCTGCGGCAGTTCCCCCGGTTCCCTGGTGGTGCCGCCCGATGCCTTGCAAACGGGCAAGATGGATTTCCTTAACGGCCAATGGGCCGCCCGCATGGGAGTGCAGGACAGTCAGACCGGTAAACCCGTGCAACTGCAATATCAATTGA
- the fliD gene encoding flagellar filament capping protein FliD: protein MAISSIGIGSGLKLDELLEDLRKAENVSLTAIQNRQIENVSRISAYGKLKASITALQSAGRTLNDPSLYGAVKVKAAGDGISVTGNNKATPGQYSIVVEQLASKHSLSTGKLSDRTTPLGVDGKVTITLQNGTAHTLDLTGKDTSLQGVMQAINADPKLGVTATIINNGDPDRPYQLVLTASETGEQASIQSISVDENANLDGLLSFTAATESSPAQGMKQLSEAVNAKATINGIDIISQSNTLKDTVEGLEITLNKASSDAISLDVTRDDSIPSKAISDFVGAYNALNSTIRSLTSYDVENKKGSALTGDSMPRRIQSSLRSTLNIPTTEGNLRSLASMGITADPKTGDLVVDDKKLATALKDNMADVQRLFVGEDALGNRINKAADEYVKKGGFIDNATDGADKIGKTLEKQALATVERIDNKIEAYRKQFIQLDRMVNQMKGTSDYLTQQLSMLGNMNSNK, encoded by the coding sequence ATGGCTATTTCTTCAATCGGTATTGGCTCAGGCCTGAAGCTGGATGAGTTACTGGAAGACCTGCGAAAAGCAGAGAATGTCTCCCTGACCGCTATTCAGAATCGCCAAATCGAAAATGTGAGTCGGATCTCCGCTTACGGCAAACTCAAGGCGTCTATTACTGCCCTGCAAAGCGCAGGAAGAACACTCAATGACCCAAGTCTATACGGGGCAGTCAAAGTCAAGGCCGCAGGCGACGGTATCTCTGTCACAGGAAACAACAAGGCGACCCCTGGCCAGTACAGTATTGTGGTCGAACAGCTTGCCAGCAAACACTCACTGAGCACTGGCAAACTAAGTGATCGCACAACCCCACTCGGTGTTGATGGAAAAGTAACCATTACCCTGCAAAATGGAACAGCACATACCTTGGATTTGACTGGCAAGGACACCTCTTTGCAGGGAGTCATGCAAGCGATCAATGCTGACCCTAAACTAGGCGTTACGGCGACTATCATTAATAACGGTGATCCCGATCGCCCCTATCAATTAGTTTTAACCGCCTCCGAAACCGGAGAGCAGGCTTCTATCCAGTCTATTTCTGTAGACGAAAATGCTAATCTGGACGGTCTGCTTTCTTTTACAGCAGCGACTGAAAGCAGCCCTGCTCAAGGGATGAAACAACTGAGTGAAGCCGTCAACGCCAAAGCCACTATTAATGGCATTGACATCATCAGTCAAAGCAATACCCTGAAAGACACTGTAGAAGGTCTGGAGATCACTCTCAACAAAGCCAGTTCAGACGCGATCAGCCTGGATGTGACACGAGACGACAGCATCCCAAGCAAGGCTATTTCAGACTTCGTTGGAGCTTATAACGCCTTAAATAGTACGATTCGCTCACTGACCTCCTACGATGTCGAAAACAAAAAAGGCTCTGCCTTAACGGGCGACTCCATGCCCCGCCGGATTCAGTCCAGTTTACGTTCCACATTGAATATTCCAACTACTGAAGGAAATTTACGCTCCCTAGCCTCCATGGGCATCACAGCCGACCCAAAAACAGGAGACTTAGTTGTTGATGACAAAAAACTGGCAACTGCGCTGAAAGATAATATGGCCGATGTCCAACGCCTGTTTGTTGGTGAGGATGCTCTTGGAAACCGTATTAACAAAGCAGCGGATGAATACGTCAAAAAAGGCGGTTTTATCGACAATGCAACCGACGGCGCTGACAAAATTGGGAAAACCCTTGAAAAACAAGCCCTTGCAACTGTCGAACGCATAGACAACAAGATTGAGGCTTATCGTAAGCAATTTATTCAGTTAGACAGAATGGTGAACCAAATGAAAGGCACCAGCGATTACCTCACCCAGCAGTTGTCCATGCTGGGCAATATGAACAGCAATAAATAA
- a CDS encoding FliC/FljB family flagellin, whose amino-acid sequence MSVINTNSLSLVAQGNLSKSQGALGQAIERLSSGLRINSAKDDAAGQAIANRFTANIKGLTQATRNANDGISIAQTTEGALNEINNNLQRVRELTVQAANSTNSSSDLSSIQDEINQRLQEIDRVSQQTQFNGVQVLGKDNNTLKVQVGANDNESISINLKRIDSSTLEMSGFQVEKTTTVKTVTSANIGAEFTSVTLAADTEVGSGITAEGLYALKDGSGYVVKGDDANYYAATLTITNGVASAAWNSDGGATAAADVNVAGGMVSAGKNTATTLSGATTYEAILDDNGVATGDYVSKEANGKYYDLSFTTGGVATVATKVSDKVVTTAQTADPLAKIDKALAQVDSLRSELGAVQNRFQSTIANLSNTVTNLSAARSRIEDADYAVEVSNMTRAQILQQAGTSVLAQANQVPQTVLSLLR is encoded by the coding sequence ATGTCTGTTATCAATACGAACTCGCTTTCCCTCGTTGCCCAAGGCAATCTGAGCAAATCGCAAGGCGCACTGGGTCAAGCCATTGAGCGTCTGTCCTCCGGCCTGCGCATCAACAGCGCCAAGGACGACGCTGCTGGTCAAGCTATTGCTAACCGCTTTACGGCGAACATCAAAGGCCTGACCCAAGCTACGCGTAACGCCAACGATGGTATCTCCATCGCTCAAACGACTGAAGGTGCGTTGAACGAGATCAACAACAACCTGCAGCGCGTGCGTGAGCTGACTGTTCAGGCAGCTAATAGTACAAATTCTTCTTCGGACCTTAGTTCCATTCAGGACGAAATTAACCAGCGTCTGCAAGAGATTGATCGCGTGTCTCAGCAAACGCAGTTTAATGGCGTACAGGTTTTGGGGAAGGACAACAACACCCTGAAGGTGCAAGTAGGTGCCAATGACAACGAGTCTATTTCGATCAACCTAAAACGGATCGACTCGAGCACCCTGGAAATGTCAGGTTTTCAGGTAGAAAAGACTACGACCGTTAAAACAGTTACATCCGCTAACATTGGTGCGGAATTCACGTCTGTGACGCTAGCAGCCGACACAGAAGTTGGCTCAGGTATTACCGCGGAAGGGCTGTATGCACTTAAAGACGGTTCGGGCTACGTAGTTAAAGGCGACGATGCCAATTACTATGCCGCGACCCTCACCATCACGAATGGGGTGGCTAGTGCCGCCTGGAATAGTGATGGTGGTGCTACTGCTGCAGCTGACGTGAATGTTGCAGGTGGAATGGTATCCGCAGGCAAAAACACGGCCACTACGCTCTCCGGTGCCACAACCTATGAAGCGATTTTGGACGATAACGGAGTCGCCACAGGCGATTACGTTAGTAAAGAAGCGAACGGCAAGTACTATGACCTGTCGTTTACTACAGGCGGAGTTGCAACAGTTGCGACAAAGGTGTCTGATAAGGTCGTCACCACCGCCCAAACCGCCGATCCTCTCGCAAAAATCGACAAAGCTCTTGCTCAAGTTGACTCTCTGCGGAGTGAACTCGGTGCCGTTCAGAACCGTTTCCAGTCGACTATTGCCAACCTGAGCAACACTGTCACTAACCTGTCTGCAGCTCGTTCGCGTATTGAAGACGCGGACTACGCAGTCGAAGTCTCCAACATGACTCGCGCTCAGATCCTGCAACAGGCTGGCACGTCGGTACTGGCACAGGCTAACCAAGTGCCACAAACTGTACTGTCGCTGCTGCGTTAA
- a CDS encoding virulence factor SrfB — translation MLPELLKHDGLVTLIENTGVQFMDFGFDINAPTLGSKKLGTLNHSFFSTNGQNWRLLFEGLQFGQEQTLFHQPEGEVGVYQGGGRNDQECDVSLSRTLDLFDGLWLPVPYVRFVAPHRFDHGPASWSRLRVVRLETPDRDGNTHRITLACDTSVVDLTEGAAYLAPLREDINAGALFRLACDSAHMDWFLNRDWVQEWLLEVYKDNVNKTRNIDFGEEVSALRSAQLHFLNLLSLFAPPHESVEERTEAWVRLPDIKVLAANWQSEQIIPVDLVLDVGNSRTCGILIENHGQDDSGLRQNYVLQLRDLSHPHQVYSKPFESRVEFAQTDFGKNHLSLKSGRPTAFSWPTLVRVGDEAARLAARRRGTEGTTGLSSPKRYLWDENEYKHGWRFSQQYDRSDAEPRALAAPFSLHIDERGEALFTLEEDDRLPVFEPFYSRSSVMTFMLTEVLAQALLQINSPAQRVRQGHSNKPRRLSNIVLTVPPGMPLVERSLLSERLRQAIGLLWTSLDWYQGEEDPYALEPVESGRMPESLRVPLPEFRVEWDEATSSQLVYLFTEITQNFAGHADEFFDAVAAPYKEDRETLTLGIIDIGGGTTDIVISDYTLRRPAGAGGGSNLTISPKQRFRDSFRVAGDDILLDVIQRYVLPAFEHALSHAGVQDTDVFLSRLCGNEKADANKAVLRQQLALQVFVPLGLEFLKRYEAYDPHEDPRAVQSVPWGQLLDFEHVHGDQGNVPLSHASAGAADALPRVSGKVVQYVLDELHKHVGQRVELELAHVEQSFDLAHLHQGLVTGSLNINDPLRAFCEVLNYYDCDIVLMAGRPSRLPGVQAYVRSQMPVSPARLLPLHNYRTGSWYPFHTNGRIDDPKSTASVGAMLCLLCYNMNIDQFNFKVSNLRPRSTLRHIGIIDSNNQIKDQDLVYKDVLQIDPDTREEMVTLESVSSEDSDGYHLLMQGSYLRLGYRQLDVERWPASPLYYLHLNEKVRRQMADAPDDDGQLPSMEVSLQVNQKVRDKQGRRMISDRLEVRRSNPRDFKLSSPVPKAVRIQLNTMLEAGLGDSPYWLDSGSVVLK, via the coding sequence ATGTTGCCTGAATTACTCAAACACGATGGCTTGGTTACTTTGATTGAAAATACCGGAGTCCAGTTCATGGACTTCGGTTTTGACATCAACGCTCCCACTTTGGGTAGCAAGAAGCTGGGCACCTTGAACCATTCTTTTTTCAGCACAAATGGCCAGAACTGGCGTTTGCTGTTTGAAGGTCTGCAGTTTGGCCAGGAGCAGACCCTCTTTCACCAGCCCGAAGGCGAGGTGGGGGTCTATCAGGGGGGGGGGCGCAATGATCAGGAATGCGATGTGTCCCTGAGTCGTACCCTGGACCTGTTCGATGGCCTGTGGCTACCGGTACCCTATGTGCGTTTTGTCGCCCCCCATCGTTTCGATCATGGGCCAGCCAGTTGGAGCCGCCTGCGGGTGGTGCGTCTGGAAACACCCGATCGGGACGGCAACACGCACCGTATTACGCTTGCCTGCGACACCAGCGTGGTGGACCTGACTGAAGGCGCGGCCTATCTGGCCCCCTTGCGAGAGGATATCAACGCCGGCGCCCTGTTTCGCCTTGCTTGCGATAGCGCCCATATGGACTGGTTCCTGAACCGCGACTGGGTGCAGGAATGGCTGCTGGAAGTTTATAAAGACAACGTCAACAAAACGCGCAACATCGACTTTGGCGAAGAGGTCAGCGCCTTGCGCTCGGCTCAGTTGCACTTTTTGAACCTGCTCAGTCTGTTCGCGCCCCCGCATGAGAGTGTGGAAGAGCGTACGGAAGCCTGGGTACGCTTGCCGGACATCAAGGTGTTGGCGGCCAACTGGCAAAGCGAGCAGATCATTCCGGTAGATCTGGTGCTGGATGTAGGGAACTCGCGTACTTGCGGGATTCTGATTGAAAACCATGGCCAGGACGATTCGGGGCTGCGGCAAAATTACGTGCTGCAGTTGCGCGATTTGTCCCACCCGCATCAGGTGTACAGCAAGCCATTTGAAAGTCGTGTCGAGTTTGCGCAGACGGACTTTGGCAAGAATCATCTGTCCCTTAAAAGTGGCCGTCCCACCGCTTTTTCCTGGCCTACGCTGGTGCGTGTTGGCGATGAGGCTGCGCGTTTGGCTGCGCGCCGTCGTGGCACCGAAGGCACCACCGGTCTGTCCAGTCCTAAACGCTACTTGTGGGACGAAAACGAATACAAGCACGGCTGGCGTTTCAGTCAGCAGTACGACCGTTCCGATGCAGAGCCGCGTGCCCTGGCAGCACCGTTCTCCCTGCACATTGACGAGCGGGGCGAAGCGCTGTTCACCTTGGAAGAAGACGACCGCCTGCCGGTGTTTGAGCCGTTCTATTCGCGCAGTTCGGTCATGACATTCATGCTGACCGAAGTGCTGGCCCAGGCGCTGTTGCAAATCAACAGTCCGGCCCAACGGGTGCGTCAGGGGCATTCCAACAAGCCGCGTCGCCTGAGCAACATCGTGTTGACGGTACCGCCCGGCATGCCTTTGGTAGAGCGCAGCCTCCTGTCTGAGCGTTTGCGTCAGGCCATTGGTCTGCTGTGGACCAGCCTGGACTGGTATCAGGGTGAAGAAGATCCTTATGCGCTCGAGCCTGTCGAATCGGGTCGCATGCCAGAGAGCCTGCGTGTGCCTCTGCCCGAATTTCGGGTGGAATGGGACGAGGCAACCAGTTCGCAGTTGGTCTATCTGTTTACCGAAATTACCCAGAACTTTGCCGGCCATGCCGATGAGTTCTTTGATGCCGTTGCGGCCCCCTACAAGGAAGATCGGGAAACGCTGACCTTGGGCATTATTGACATTGGTGGGGGCACCACCGATATCGTGATCAGCGACTACACCTTGCGTCGCCCGGCAGGAGCGGGCGGTGGCAGCAACCTGACCATCTCGCCCAAACAGCGTTTTCGCGACAGCTTCCGCGTGGCCGGTGACGATATCTTGCTCGATGTGATTCAGCGTTATGTCCTGCCCGCGTTTGAACACGCCCTGAGTCATGCCGGTGTGCAGGATACGGACGTCTTCCTGTCGCGTCTATGCGGCAATGAAAAAGCCGATGCCAATAAAGCCGTCTTGCGCCAGCAACTGGCCCTGCAGGTCTTTGTGCCGCTGGGGCTGGAGTTTCTGAAACGCTATGAAGCCTACGATCCGCACGAGGACCCGCGCGCTGTTCAGTCGGTGCCCTGGGGCCAGTTGCTGGACTTTGAACATGTGCATGGCGATCAGGGCAATGTTCCCCTGTCCCATGCCTCGGCGGGGGCGGCCGATGCCCTGCCACGCGTTTCCGGCAAAGTGGTGCAGTATGTGCTGGACGAACTGCACAAGCATGTCGGTCAGCGCGTGGAGCTGGAGCTGGCCCATGTTGAGCAGTCCTTTGATCTGGCCCATTTGCACCAGGGTTTGGTCACGGGTTCGCTGAACATTAACGACCCTTTGCGCGCTTTTTGCGAAGTGTTGAACTATTACGACTGCGACATTGTGCTCATGGCCGGGCGTCCTTCGCGCCTGCCGGGCGTGCAGGCCTATGTGCGCTCACAGATGCCTGTCTCGCCTGCGCGATTGTTGCCTTTGCACAATTACCGCACCGGCAGTTGGTATCCCTTCCACACCAATGGCCGGATCGATGATCCCAAGAGTACGGCCTCGGTGGGCGCCATGCTGTGCCTGCTTTGCTACAACATGAATATTGACCAGTTCAATTTCAAAGTATCGAATCTGCGGCCGCGCTCCACCCTGCGCCATATCGGGATTATCGATTCCAATAATCAGATCAAGGATCAGGATCTGGTCTACAAGGATGTGCTCCAGATTGACCCGGATACCCGCGAGGAAATGGTGACGCTGGAAAGCGTCAGCAGCGAGGACTCGGACGGCTATCACCTGTTGATGCAGGGCAGTTACCTGCGTCTGGGCTATCGACAGCTGGATGTCGAACGCTGGCCCGCCTCGCCCTTGTATTACCTGCATTTGAACGAGAAGGTGCGTCGCCAGATGGCGGATGCGCCTGACGATGATGGGCAACTGCCTTCCATGGAAGTGAGTTTGCAGGTCAACCAGAAAGTGCGTGACAAGCAAGGTCGCCGCATGATCAGCGACCGCCTGGAAGTGCGTCGCTCCAATCCGCGCGACTTCAAATTGTCCAGCCCTGTGCCCAAGGCCGTGCGTATCCAGCTCAACACCATGCTGGAAGCAGGTCTGGGTGATTCTCCATATTGGCTCGATAGCGGGAGCGTAGTGCTCAAATGA
- a CDS encoding RNA polymerase sigma factor FliA: MPRSEDVLVEQYAPLVRRQALQLVSRLPPSVELDDLMQAGMMGLLDAVRRYQVVAEAQFETYAVTRIRGAMLDELRSQDWLPRSVRTKARQIEVAVSTLRQELLREPTESEIAQALSMSMDDYYELLDEAVGVQVIHYEDLKRHADPSADALEFLEDNSREQAYFDNPLNLLTSQGLRQALITAIDQLPEREKLLFALQFEQDLNQKEIALVLGVTEGRVSQLRSQAVARIRACLAKDKWDAISDSAEFQVLL, encoded by the coding sequence ATGCCTCGTTCAGAAGACGTCCTGGTTGAGCAGTACGCCCCACTGGTGCGCCGCCAGGCGCTTCAGCTTGTGTCGCGCCTGCCTCCCAGTGTCGAGCTGGATGATCTGATGCAAGCGGGCATGATGGGCCTGCTCGATGCCGTACGCCGCTACCAGGTGGTGGCCGAGGCCCAATTTGAAACCTACGCCGTGACCCGTATCCGCGGGGCCATGCTGGACGAATTACGCAGTCAGGACTGGTTGCCGCGCAGTGTGCGCACCAAAGCTCGTCAGATTGAAGTAGCCGTCAGCACCTTGCGTCAGGAACTGTTGCGTGAGCCCACCGAGTCGGAAATTGCCCAAGCCCTGTCCATGAGCATGGACGATTACTACGAGCTGCTGGACGAGGCAGTGGGGGTTCAGGTGATTCACTACGAAGACCTGAAACGCCACGCTGACCCATCAGCCGATGCGCTGGAGTTTCTGGAGGACAATTCGCGGGAGCAGGCATACTTTGACAACCCCTTGAACCTGTTGACCTCCCAGGGACTACGACAAGCCTTGATTACCGCCATCGATCAACTGCCCGAGCGTGAAAAACTGCTTTTTGCGCTGCAATTTGAGCAAGACTTGAACCAGAAAGAAATTGCATTGGTGCTGGGGGTGACCGAAGGTCGGGTGTCTCAACTTCGTAGCCAGGCCGTAGCCCGTATCCGTGCCTGCCTGGCAAAAGACAAGTGGGACGCTATTTCTGACAGTGCTGAGTTTCAGGTACTTTTGTAA